The Pecten maximus chromosome 11, xPecMax1.1, whole genome shotgun sequence genome has a segment encoding these proteins:
- the LOC117338594 gene encoding enoyl-CoA delta isomerase 1, peroxisomal-like: MEKRLVTVDFTEDGFAIVRMRNGENRLNLVFLDSLNQALNEVERNTECRAMITTGEGKFYCNGYDLEWMKTVDSETVDKLQKAVDNSLWRFMHFPLPTVAAINGHAFGGGAFLAMSHDYRVMRTYRGWISWNETHLKSRLGDMLLKHLSINLVLDFFLNAFSKKVLDMKTIREAVLFGKRVTADQAKELFLVDSMAELSDLIPKAKQVAQEALGPNGIDRDMLQKMKQDIYVRPPGDEPFLPETNLKGSKL; this comes from the exons ATGGAGAAACGACTTGTCACTGTAGATTTTACCGAGGATGGATTCGCCATCGTGCGAATGAGGAATGGAGAAAATCGTTTAAATCTCGTCTTTCTCGACAGCCTCAACCAGGCACTAAATGAGGTAGAGAG AAATACAGAATGCAGGGCGATGATAACAACGGGGGAAGGCAAGTTCTACTGTAATGGCTACGATTTGGAATGGATGAAGACTGTGGACAGCGAAACGGTCGACAAATTACAAAAAGCGGTCGACAATTCATTGTGGAGGTTCATGCATTTCCCTCTCCCAACGGTTGCGGCGATCAACG GTCATGCCTTTGGCGGAGGGGCTTTCCTGGCTATGTCACATGACTACAGAGTAATGCGAACGTATAGGGGCTGGATTTCATGGAACGAAACTCATCTGAAGTCACGCCTTGGAGATATGCTTCTAAAGCATCTCAG tataaatCTAGTACTCGATTTCTTTCTTAACGCTTTCAGTAAAAAGGTTCTTGACATGAAGACTATAAGGGAAGCGGTGCTATTCGGCAAACGTGTAACCGCCGATCAGGCCAAAGAACTTTTTCTGGTTGATAGTATGGCGGAGTTATCGGACTTAATACCGAAGGCTAAACAGGTGGCACAAGAGGCACTGGGACCTAACGGCATcgacagggacatgttacaaaAGATGAAACAGGATATATATGTCAGACCACCTGGTGATGAGCCTTTTCTACCGGAAACGAATCTAAAGGGATCGAAATTGTGA
- the LOC117338595 gene encoding uncharacterized protein LOC117338595 has product MVKEDPIFERVPGDEKPGLSIEDKRFLRNMETGFKQTPSGHWEAPMPFKKNRPFLPDNKSMALKRANSFDRSLKSNPDKQKRVMEFMEKLFGNKHAELAPALPDSTEKWYLPLFAVQHPKKPDSIRVVFDSSAKCQNLSLNDVLLQGPDMLNSLLGILLRFRRERIAVTMDVEQMFYNFQVPEVQRRFLRFLWHKNNDLSEPLVEYQMTRHVFGNTASPAVANFGLRKAVENSDQDVGKLLLREMMSVTSSNDWDDPLPESLYGQWCLWVNSMHNLENLSIPRVYCDISFDDALRREVLVFADASKDAIAAVAYLKLYDPSRFSIGFLLGKAKLAPTHGHTVPRLELCAAVLATEIAETIRVQLDIPQDSFQFFSDSQVVLGYISNESRRFYVYVGNRVSKIRLFSKPTQWNFVPSECNPADVATRGLDALLLPDSSWILGPDIKHRTSPDGYDLIDPDHDLEIRPEVNCSKMEQSEDMIDVPEKKVKQTDCGKVPEGFSKRFTRFSNWKRLVRVVARIKFLAAHIRKDRERLPDRFDEPEFLQESERAIIAVAQQDAFSSEFQRIHAGKEIPHSSSLKTLTPVIGTDGLLHVGGRLNKIDNEIIGSGLRNPVILPKSHHVAFLVVRHFHQKVVHQGRKFTEGAVRTGGYWVVSCRKMVNFIIHNCVTCKKLRGQFGQQYMADLPTDRCTPSPPFSYVGVDTFGPWPISFRRTRGGSATQKRWALLFTCLVTRAIHIEVIEQLSSSSFINALRRFISVRGPVIQFRSDRGTNFVGATEDLAIDARFVENDHVADFLSDGKIKWIFNPPYSPHMGGAWERLIGVAKNILNSMLLQQQRKSLTHEVLTTLMSEVCAIVNNRPLVDVFSDPESPVLLTPSMLLTSKTSCDVNPFPPYNTKDVLRSTWKHVQSLAEEFWRRWRNEYLHGLQLRKKWQKHTKNLQPGDLVLLKDGERSRNEWPVGIVERTFPSNDCAVRKVEIAVVRDNKRVLYVRPVTELVTLLETDE; this is encoded by the coding sequence ATGGTGAAGGAGGACCCTATCTTCGAACGAGTACCGGGAGATGAGAAACCTGGCTTGTCGATAGAGGACAAAAGGTTCCTTAGAAATATGGAAACTGGATTCAAACAAACCCCTAGTGGACATTGGGAGGCACCCATGCCTTTTAAGAAGAATAGACCCTTTCTGCCTGACAACAAGAGTATGGCTCTTAAAAGAGCGAATTCGTTTGATCGGAGTCTCAAGTCGAACCCAGACAAACAGAAAAGAGTTATGGAATTCATGGAGAAACTTTTCGGTAATAAGCACGCAGAGTTAGCACCAGCTTTACCAGATTCTACAGAGAAATGGTATTTGCCACTGTTTGCAGTTCAACATCCTAAGAAGCCTGATAGTATACGTGTGGTGTTTGACTCATCTGCCAAGTGCCAGAATTTATCGCTCAACGACGTTCTGTTACAAGGACCCGATATGTTGAACAGCCTGCTTGGTATCTTACTTAGATTTCGTCGTGAAAGAATTGCAGTCACCATGGACGTAGAGCAAATGTTCTACAACTTTCAGGTTCCTGAGGTGCAACGTCGCTTCCTACGTTTTTTGTGGCACAAGAACAATGATTTGAGTGAGCCGTTAGTTGAGTATCAGATGACAAGACATGTTTTCGGCAACACTGCCTCTCCTGCTGTTGCTAATTTCGGCTTGCGTAAGGCTGTAGAAAATTCTGATCAGGACGTGGGAAAACTATTGCTTCGGGAAATGATGTCCGTCACCTCAAGCAATGACTGGGATGATCCTCTACCTGAGTCACTCTATGGCCAGTGGTGTTTGTGGGTTAATTCTATGCACAACCTTGAGAATCTTAGCATACCACGCGTCTACTGCGACATCTCTTTTGATGACGCTTTGAGAAGGGAAGTTCTTGTGTTTGCTGATGCGTCGAAAGATGCGATAGCGGCTGTCGCATACCTCAAACTTTACGATCCTAGTAGATTTAGCATTGGCTTTCTGTTAGGAAAGGCTAAATTAGCACCTACGCATGGACATACAGTTCCGCGATTAGAGTTGTGCGCTGCGGTACTCGCTACAGAAATTGCTGAGACCATTCGGGTCCAACTCGATATTCCTCAGGATAGCTTTCAGTTCTTTTCTGATAGTCAAGTCGTACTTGGATATATATCAAACGAAAGTCGTAGATTCTACGTATATGTGGGAAACAGAGTGAGCAAGATTCGTCTGTTCAGCAAACCGACTCAGTGGAATTTTGTTCCGTCGGAGTGTAACCCTGCAGATGTAGCTACTAGAGGTCTAGACGCTTTGTTATTGCCAGACTCTAGTTGGATTCTTGGCCCCGATATCAAGCATAGAACTTCCCCGGATGGCTATGATTTAATAGACCCGGATCATGACTTGGAAATCCGTCCTGAAGTAAACTGTTCAAAAATGGAGCAGTCGGAGGATATGATAGATGTTCCCGAGAAGAAAGTAAAACAGACAGATTGTGGAAAGGTGCCAGAGGGATTCTCTAAGAGATTCACCAGATTTTCAAACTGGAAAAGACTTGTGAGAGTTGTTGCCCGTATAAAGTTCTTGGCAGCTCATATCCGGAAGGACAGAGAACGCTTACCTGATCGATTTGATGAACCAGAATTTCTGCAAGAAAGTGAGCGTGCCATCATTGCAGTAGCTCAACAAGATGCATTCAGTTCAGAGTTCCAACGTATCCATGCTGGAAAGGAAATTCCTCATTCAAGTTCTCTCAAAACTCTTACTCCAGTTATTGGTACAGATGGACTTTTACATGTCGGAGGTCGCCTTAACAAGATCGACAATGAGATTATCGGCTCAGGATTAAGGAACCCTGTTATACTTCCCAAGAGCCATCACGTGGCGTTTCTGGTGGTTCGTCATTTTCATCAAAAAGTAGTTCACCAGGGTCGTAAGTTTACAGAAGGAGCTGTTCGCACAGGTGGATATTGGGTCGTGAGTTGCAGGAAAATGGTTAACTTTATTATTCACAATTGTGTTACCTGCAAGAAACTTCGTGGTCAGTTTGGTCAACAGTATATGGCAGATCTTCCTACTGACAGATGCACTCCTTCACCACCTTTTTCATATGTCGGTGTGGATACGTTTGGACCTTGGCCTATCTCATTCCGGCGGACCAGAGGAGGATCTGCAACGCAGAAACGATGGGCTTTGTTGTTCACGTGTCTTGTGACAAGAGCCATACATATAGAGGTGATAGAACAACTTTCCAGCTCGTCTTTTATTAACGCCTTACGACGGTTTATTTCTGTGCGTGGACCGGTCATCCAATTTCGTTCCGACAGGGGCACGAATTTTGTGGGAGCGACAGAAGATCTGGCCATTGACGCAAGATTCGTTGAGAATGATCATGTTGCTGACTTCTTATCAGACGGCAAAATCAAGTGGATTTTCAACCCACCCTACTCGCCTCACATGGGTGGCGCTTGGGAAAGGTTAATTGGTGTCGCCAAGAACATCTTGAACTCTATGTTGCTTCAACAGCAAAGGAAAAGTCTCACACACGAGGTATTGACCACTCTTATGTCTGAAGTTtgtgcaattgtgaacaatagACCGTTAGTGGATGTATTCAGTGATCCAGAGTCACCTGTTCTTCTTACGCCGTCTATGCTGTTGACAAGTAAGACTAGTTGTGATGTCAACCCGTTCCCTCCTTACAACACAAAGGATGTGTTGCGCTCGACATGGAAACACGTGCAATCACTTGCAGAGGAATTCTGGAGGAGATGGAGGAATGAGTATCTTCACGGTTTACAATTGCGAAAGAAGTGGCAAAAACACACCAAGAACCTTCAACCGGGAGACCTGGTCCTCTTAAAAGACGGGGAGCGCTCTCGAAATGAATGGCCGGTTGGAATAGTTGAAAGAACATTTCCAAGTAACGACTGTGCAGTACGAAAGGTTGAGATTGCTGTTGTGAGAGACAATAAACGTGTATTGTATGTCAGACCAGTTACCGAACTGGTAACACTTTTGGAAACAGATGAGTGA
- the LOC117338030 gene encoding enoyl-CoA delta isomerase 1, peroxisomal-like, giving the protein MEKRLVTVDFTEDGFAIVRMKNGQNRFNLVFLDSLNQALNEVERNTKCRAMITTGEGKFYSNGIDLEWMMTVDSEAIVKFQKALENIMWRVMHFPLPTVAAINGHAFAGGAFLAMSHDYRVMRSDRGWITWNETHLKLRLGDMLLNLLSKKVLAMKSIREAVLFGKRVTADQAKELFLVDSMTELSDLIPTAKQVAQEALGPNGIDRDMLQKMKQDLYVRPSGDKPFLPETNLKGSKL; this is encoded by the exons ATGGAGAAACGACTTGTCACTGTAGATTTTACCGAGGATGGATTCGCCATAGTGCGAATGAAAAATGGTCAAAACCGTTTTAATCTCGTCTTTCTCGACAGCCTCAATCAGGCACTAAATGAGGTAGAGAG AAATACAAAATGCAGGGCGATGATAACAACGGGCGAGGGCAAGTTCTACAGTAATGGGATCGATTTGGAATGGATGATGACTGTGGACAGTGAAGCCATCGTCAAATTCCAGAAGGCACTCGAAAATATCATGTGGAGGGTCATGCATTTTCCCCTACCCACGGTCGCGGCGATCAACG GTCATGCCTTTGCCGGTGGTGCTTTCCTGGCCATGTCACATGATTACAGAGTGATGCGGTCGGATAGGGGCTGGATTACATGGAACGAGACTCATCTCAAGTTACGCCTTGGAGATATGCTTCTAAACCTTCTCAG TAAAAAGGTTCTGGCCATGAAGTCTATAAGGGAAGCGGTGCTATTCGGCAAACGTGTAACCGCTGATCAGGCCAAAGAACTTTTTCTGGTTGATAGTATGACGGAGTTATCGGACTTAATACCGACGGCTAAACAGGTGGCACAAGAGGCACTGGGACCTAACGGCATcgacagggacatgttacaaaAGATGAAGCAGGATTTATATGTCAGACCCTCGGGGGATAAGCCTTTTCTACCGGAAACAAATCTAAAGGGATCGAAATTGTGA